One region of Psychrobacter sp. DAB_AL43B genomic DNA includes:
- a CDS encoding restriction endonuclease subunit S, which translates to MINEESKKNYPTSWEIVKLGDFADSEKGKKPKNQQPLQNEEFHLPYIDIEAFEKGIFKSFTDGEKCIICDDSDFLMVWDGSRSGLVGKGLKGALGSTLVRINLPMINNLYGYYYLQSKYLEINTRAKGVGIPHVDSFLLWSYDFPIPPVNEQNRIVDKIEALFSEVDAGIANLTLAKRQLTQYRQSLLKHAFEGKLTARWREDYAEKHGKSLPSADELLEQIQTARQDYYDQKITDWEQAVEAWEEQDKEGAKPRKPSAFIKPEKNSSVNNYLIDYFYKKVNFSELYDVFIGSTPSRSISEYWNGDINWISSGEVTFSNIRSTKEKITQLGLAKTSTSVHPIGTVMLAMIGEGKTRGQASILKIEACHNQNTAALRVNNDLLSSEYLYFYLLYSYEMTRRIGSGNNQKALNKTVIQNMTIPICSFEEQTEIAQILERQNNAIESSKQTLDKYLKKATLLKTSILHKAFQGKLVPQDPNNPPASELLAQIKAEREAKALAEKQSKQDKTASKSKAKTKSAKTPNKSKKDEQITLSL; encoded by the coding sequence ATGATAAATGAAGAAAGTAAAAAGAATTACCCCACATCTTGGGAGATCGTAAAACTCGGTGACTTTGCTGATAGTGAGAAAGGTAAAAAACCAAAAAATCAGCAGCCTTTGCAAAATGAGGAATTTCATCTCCCTTATATAGATATTGAAGCATTTGAAAAAGGTATATTCAAAAGCTTCACTGACGGTGAAAAGTGCATTATTTGTGATGATAGTGATTTTTTAATGGTATGGGATGGCTCACGTTCAGGACTAGTTGGTAAAGGTCTAAAAGGTGCTTTAGGTAGTACTCTAGTACGTATTAACCTTCCAATGATCAACAATCTTTATGGTTATTATTATCTACAATCTAAATATTTAGAAATCAATACTAGAGCAAAAGGTGTTGGTATTCCGCATGTTGACTCTTTTTTATTATGGAGTTATGACTTTCCTATTCCTCCAGTAAATGAACAAAACCGTATTGTCGATAAAATTGAAGCGCTATTTTCAGAGGTCGATGCGGGTATCGCTAATCTTACTTTAGCCAAACGGCAACTTACGCAATATCGTCAGTCGTTACTTAAGCATGCTTTTGAAGGCAAGCTGACGGCTAGATGGCGTGAAGATTATGCTGAGAAGCATGGCAAATCATTACCTAGCGCTGATGAGTTACTAGAACAAATTCAAACTGCACGTCAGGACTACTATGACCAGAAAATTACGGATTGGGAGCAAGCGGTTGAAGCTTGGGAAGAGCAAGATAAGGAAGGCGCGAAACCAAGAAAGCCGAGTGCATTTATAAAGCCAGAAAAAAACTCCTCAGTAAATAACTATCTAATAGATTATTTTTATAAAAAAGTAAACTTTTCTGAACTTTACGATGTTTTCATAGGTTCAACTCCTAGTAGAAGTATTTCAGAATATTGGAATGGCGATATTAACTGGATTAGTAGTGGTGAAGTGACATTCTCAAATATTCGCTCTACTAAAGAGAAGATTACGCAGTTAGGGTTAGCCAAAACATCTACAAGTGTTCATCCTATTGGAACTGTTATGCTAGCTATGATTGGTGAAGGAAAAACAAGAGGGCAAGCAAGTATTTTAAAAATTGAGGCGTGTCATAATCAAAATACAGCTGCTTTAAGGGTTAATAACGATTTACTAAGTTCAGAATATTTATATTTTTACTTATTATATAGCTATGAAATGACAAGAAGGATTGGCTCTGGAAATAATCAAAAGGCACTTAACAAAACTGTTATTCAAAACATGACCATACCTATCTGTTCATTTGAAGAGCAAACAGAAATTGCTCAAATTTTAGAAAGACAGAATAACGCTATTGAATCCTCAAAACAAACTTTAGATAAATATTTAAAGAAAGCTACTCTACTAAAAACCTCAATCCTTCATAAAGCCTTTCAAGGTAAGCTCGTACCACAAGACCCTAACAATCCGCCAGCCAGCGAACTATTAGCGCAGATCAAAGCCGAGCGCGAAGCCAAAGCACTGGCTGAAAAGCAGTCGAAACAAGATAAAACTGCGTCAAAAAGCAAAGCGAAAACCAAGTCTGCTAAAACGCCAAATAAATCTAAAAAAGATGAGCAGATAACTTTGTCGCTTTAA
- a CDS encoding class I SAM-dependent DNA methyltransferase: protein MSDTATPNILSSSQQMSQASSIVSKVWSFCNTLRDDGVSYGDYLEQITYLIFLKMAHEYSFPPYNRDIGVPEGFEWDSLMSKSGAALEIHYIQLLRELGKQKGLLGQIFTKALNKIQDPAKLGRLIDMIDSTKWVRLGTDVKGDIYEGILEKNAEDTKSGAGQYFTPRSLIQAIVACMQPSPDITIADPAAGTGGFLLAAYDYIEQHHKLDKEEKESLKHNTFSGNEIVANTRRLCLMNLFLHGIGEIDGDSPISSDDALIGSAGKSVDMVLANPPFGKKSSITVTNDEGEQEKEDFVYNRQDFWATTSNKQVNFLQHIYTMLKINGKAGVVLPDNVLFEGGAGETVRKKLLEVTNLHTILRLPTGIFYANGVKANVLFFDNHPAQEDAVTKDVWIYDYRTNVHHTLKRKPMTLEHLQDFITCYNADNIHERIETYDPETNPTGRWRKYSIEDIKKRDKTSLDISWLKDDSLTDLDNLPDPEDLASDIIDNIEAGLASFRAVLDELEG, encoded by the coding sequence ATGAGTGACACAGCAACTCCAAATATTTTATCAAGCAGTCAGCAAATGAGCCAAGCCAGCTCTATCGTCTCCAAGGTTTGGAGCTTTTGTAATACCCTACGTGATGATGGCGTCAGCTATGGCGATTATCTAGAACAAATTACTTATCTTATCTTTTTAAAAATGGCACACGAATACAGCTTTCCGCCTTATAACCGAGATATTGGCGTACCAGAAGGCTTTGAATGGGATAGCTTGATGAGCAAGTCAGGTGCAGCGCTCGAAATCCACTATATCCAGTTACTAAGAGAGCTTGGTAAACAAAAAGGCTTGCTTGGTCAAATCTTTACTAAGGCACTAAATAAGATTCAAGATCCTGCTAAGCTTGGTCGTCTCATTGACATGATAGACAGCACCAAATGGGTACGACTGGGCACTGATGTCAAAGGCGATATCTACGAAGGTATCTTGGAGAAAAATGCTGAGGATACCAAATCTGGCGCAGGTCAATACTTTACCCCAAGATCGCTTATTCAAGCCATCGTTGCTTGTATGCAACCCAGTCCTGATATTACTATCGCTGATCCAGCAGCGGGCACAGGTGGCTTCTTGCTTGCAGCTTATGATTATATAGAGCAGCATCATAAGCTTGATAAAGAAGAAAAGGAAAGCCTAAAGCACAATACATTTTCGGGTAATGAAATCGTCGCTAATACTCGCAGACTGTGCTTGATGAATCTATTCTTGCATGGTATTGGTGAGATTGATGGTGATAGCCCTATCAGCTCAGATGATGCTTTGATTGGATCAGCAGGTAAAAGTGTCGATATGGTACTTGCTAACCCGCCTTTCGGCAAAAAAAGTAGCATAACCGTCACGAACGACGAAGGCGAACAAGAAAAAGAAGATTTTGTTTATAACCGTCAAGATTTCTGGGCGACGACCTCTAATAAACAGGTTAATTTCCTACAACATATTTACACTATGCTCAAGATCAATGGCAAAGCAGGTGTCGTTTTACCTGATAACGTCTTGTTCGAAGGTGGTGCTGGCGAGACTGTCCGTAAAAAGCTACTAGAAGTAACCAACCTGCATACGATTTTGCGTCTCCCAACAGGCATCTTTTATGCCAATGGCGTTAAAGCAAACGTCTTATTCTTTGACAACCATCCTGCTCAAGAAGATGCCGTCACTAAAGACGTATGGATATACGATTACCGTACCAACGTTCATCACACCCTTAAACGCAAACCGATGACGCTTGAGCATCTACAAGACTTCATCACTTGTTATAACGCTGACAATATCCATGAGCGTATCGAAACCTATGATCCTGAAACCAACCCTACCGGACGCTGGCGCAAATACAGTATCGAGGACATTAAAAAGCGTGATAAAACTAGCCTAGATATTTCATGGTTAAAAGACGACTCATTAACAGACCTAGATAACCTACCTGACCCTGAAGATCTAGCTAGCGATATTATCGATAATATTGAAGCTGGGCTGGCAAGCTTCCGTGCAGTTTTGGATGAGCTTGAGGGTTAG
- a CDS encoding helix-turn-helix transcriptional regulator: MEEVMVKCNLSRIMGEKRLKIADVSRDTDVNRGTITRMYNEEATRVDLEVVEKLCLYLDIEVGDLYEIVKEEK, from the coding sequence ATGGAGGAGGTTATGGTGAAGTGCAATTTATCTAGAATTATGGGTGAGAAAAGACTAAAGATTGCTGATGTATCTAGAGATACTGATGTGAACAGAGGCACAATCACACGCATGTATAACGAAGAAGCCACTAGAGTGGATCTAGAAGTTGTCGAGAAGCTATGTTTATATTTGGATATTGAAGTGGGCGACCTTTATGAGATAGTTAAGGAAGAAAAATAA
- a CDS encoding DEAD/DEAH box helicase family protein, with the protein MTTNQRPEDIARDNIDRQLKQAGWLVQKLKDYNPNAGLGVAVREYPTSTGPADYVLFIDREAVGIIEAKAEDYGQKITTVEEQSARYATSDFKHIDEADIAFLYESTGVITRFTNQNDPNPRSREVFNFHRPETLEKWFAEGKNTLRKQLQVIPPLNPNNLPASELDLRDCQERAIVNIEKSFAEARPRALIQMATGAGKTYTAISIMYRLLKYTGKRRILFLVDTINLGEQAEQEMIVFSPHDDNRKFTELYNAQIITSPHVPSGVQVYICTIQRMYSILKGEPLDQALEQEGLEEYEKHIKEPLPVVYNSAIPPEFFDFIFIDECHRSIYNLWRQVLDYYDSFLIGLTATPDSRTFGFFNQNVVSEYTHEEAVADGVNVGNEVYLIETKITKEGAKLTAEELIEHREKVTRKKRWEMQDQEEEYTAKQLDKNIVNPSQIRTVIRSFKDSLPSIFPARNEVPKTLIFAKSDSHADDIINIVREEFAKGNEFCKKITYKAGQDRVDDEGEITEEGEAAKTVLANFRNSYNPRIAVTVTMIATGTDVKPLECLLFMRDVKSRNFFEQMKGRGTRTLDKEGLQKVTPSARSAKTHYVIVDAIGVTKSLKTSSSQLDTKKSASFRDLATGIMMGQSDTDTVSSFASRLKRLDIALEPEQHATVEKVTGGVPLSELVKRLFTAIDIDLVHESACQLEGISLDATPSDKSMKKAQHKRVKEASRWLNGELITELEEIRRESEQKIDHLNIDEVTNIGWETDQVEKAESLVNRFTDYIEANKDNITALQILYNQPHHRQALSFAMIKELYEAIKASKPPLAIFSVWEAYSIIDGVTSQKVEDELTALVSLVRRVVGIDDKLTPFDNTVRKNFQDWVFAHNARSKSPFTVTQMEWLRLIRDHVTTSFAIASDDFELTPFNQYGGLGEAYEVLSEGLDFDELLNEINIELIA; encoded by the coding sequence ATGACAACAAATCAGCGTCCAGAAGACATCGCCCGAGACAATATTGATCGCCAACTTAAACAAGCTGGTTGGTTGGTACAGAAACTCAAGGACTATAATCCTAATGCCGGTCTAGGGGTTGCGGTTAGGGAGTATCCAACTAGCACGGGCCCTGCTGATTATGTGCTATTCATAGATAGAGAAGCTGTCGGTATCATTGAGGCAAAAGCTGAAGACTATGGGCAGAAGATAACGACGGTTGAAGAACAAAGCGCGCGCTATGCCACTAGCGACTTTAAGCATATTGATGAAGCAGATATTGCTTTTCTGTATGAGTCTACTGGTGTTATTACTCGCTTTACCAATCAAAATGACCCTAATCCTCGCTCACGAGAAGTCTTCAACTTTCATCGTCCAGAGACGCTAGAAAAATGGTTTGCCGAGGGCAAGAACACTTTACGTAAGCAACTGCAAGTAATCCCTCCGTTAAATCCAAATAATCTGCCAGCTTCAGAGCTTGATCTGCGAGACTGTCAAGAGCGTGCTATTGTCAATATAGAAAAGTCATTCGCTGAGGCTCGTCCGCGCGCATTGATTCAGATGGCGACAGGCGCAGGTAAAACGTATACGGCTATCAGTATTATGTACCGGTTGCTTAAATATACTGGCAAGCGACGTATTTTATTTTTGGTAGATACCATCAACCTAGGCGAGCAAGCCGAACAGGAGATGATTGTATTCTCGCCACATGATGACAATCGCAAGTTTACCGAACTTTATAACGCGCAAATTATTACCTCGCCACACGTCCCGTCAGGTGTCCAAGTCTATATCTGCACTATTCAGCGTATGTACTCTATCCTCAAAGGTGAGCCGCTAGACCAAGCATTGGAGCAAGAAGGTCTAGAGGAGTATGAGAAACATATCAAAGAGCCATTGCCCGTGGTTTACAACAGCGCCATTCCTCCTGAGTTTTTTGACTTTATATTTATTGACGAGTGTCATCGCTCTATCTATAACTTATGGCGTCAAGTGCTTGATTATTACGATTCGTTTTTGATCGGTCTGACAGCGACTCCTGATAGCCGTACCTTTGGGTTTTTTAATCAAAACGTCGTCAGTGAGTATACCCACGAAGAAGCAGTCGCTGATGGGGTCAATGTAGGCAATGAGGTCTATTTAATAGAGACCAAAATCACTAAGGAAGGCGCAAAACTAACGGCTGAAGAGCTGATAGAACACAGAGAAAAAGTCACTCGTAAAAAACGCTGGGAGATGCAAGATCAGGAAGAAGAATACACTGCCAAGCAATTAGACAAAAACATTGTCAATCCAAGTCAAATTCGTACGGTAATCAGAAGCTTTAAAGATAGCTTGCCCAGTATTTTCCCTGCGCGTAACGAAGTACCTAAAACTTTAATCTTTGCCAAAAGTGACAGCCACGCTGACGATATCATCAATATTGTCCGAGAGGAATTCGCTAAAGGAAACGAGTTTTGCAAAAAAATAACTTATAAAGCGGGCCAAGATAGAGTCGATGATGAGGGCGAAATCACTGAAGAAGGTGAAGCGGCCAAAACCGTACTGGCGAACTTCCGTAATAGCTATAATCCTCGTATTGCGGTTACGGTTACCATGATAGCCACAGGTACAGATGTAAAACCGCTTGAATGTCTGCTCTTTATGCGTGATGTCAAAAGCCGCAATTTCTTTGAGCAAATGAAAGGCCGTGGCACACGTACTCTCGATAAAGAAGGCCTACAAAAGGTCACTCCTAGCGCTAGGAGTGCCAAGACGCATTACGTCATCGTCGATGCTATCGGTGTCACTAAGTCGCTAAAAACCAGTAGTAGTCAGTTAGATACCAAGAAATCCGCAAGCTTTCGTGACCTCGCTACGGGTATCATGATGGGTCAATCTGACACTGATACGGTCAGCTCATTTGCCAGTCGCTTAAAACGTCTTGATATTGCTTTGGAGCCTGAGCAACACGCTACGGTAGAAAAAGTCACTGGCGGTGTGCCATTAAGTGAATTGGTTAAACGCCTATTTACTGCTATCGATATCGATCTCGTGCATGAATCAGCCTGCCAGCTTGAGGGTATCAGTTTAGACGCGACGCCTAGTGATAAATCTATGAAGAAAGCGCAGCATAAACGCGTGAAAGAAGCCAGCAGATGGCTCAATGGTGAGTTAATCACAGAGCTTGAAGAGATCAGACGAGAAAGTGAGCAGAAAATTGATCACCTGAACATCGATGAGGTAACTAATATAGGTTGGGAAACCGATCAAGTTGAAAAAGCCGAGAGTCTTGTCAACCGATTTACTGATTATATAGAAGCCAATAAAGACAATATTACGGCGCTACAAATCTTGTATAATCAGCCGCATCATCGTCAGGCACTCAGTTTTGCGATGATAAAAGAGCTATATGAAGCGATTAAAGCAAGCAAGCCGCCCTTAGCCATATTCAGTGTTTGGGAAGCGTACTCCATCATCGATGGTGTTACGTCGCAAAAGGTGGAAGACGAGTTAACGGCTCTGGTTAGTTTGGTGCGCCGTGTGGTCGGTATTGATGATAAGCTAACGCCTTTTGACAATACGGTACGTAAAAACTTTCAAGATTGGGTGTTTGCCCACAACGCAAGAAGTAAAAGCCCCTTTACAGTGACCCAGATGGAGTGGTTACGATTGATTCGTGACCATGTGACGACCTCGTTTGCGATAGCTTCAGATGACTTTGAGCTAACACCGTTTAATCAATATGGCGGTCTAGGCGAAGCTTATGAGGTGCTGAGTGAAGGTTTGGACTTTGACGAATTACTAAACGAAATAAATATTGAGTTAATTGCATGA